The DNA sequence ATGTCGATAGCGCCGGAACGGATAAGGTTTTCGGTTATTTCCAAAGCTTGCTCTCCGTTATCAGGCTGGGAGATCAATAGATTTTCGGTATCGACCCCAAGGCTTTTTGCATAATAGCGGTCAAATGCGTGCTCTGCATCCACAAAGGCTGCAATTCCGCCCAATTTCTGACACTCTGCAATGGCATGAATGGCTAAAGTCGTTTTACCAGATGATTCAGGGCCGTAAATTTCGACAACACGTCCACGCGGAAATCCGCCAATACCTAAGGCAATGTCCAGGCCAAGTGAACCTGTGGGGATAGCTTCAACATCCGCTACTTTGGAATCCCCCATAAACATAATGGTACCCTTACCGTAAGTTTTATCCAAGCGATCCATGGTCGCTTTTAGTGCTTTCAGCTTATCATCTTTATCCTTAGCCATGTGCTGCTGTTTAACGGGAGTAGAGAAAACCCTCCGACTATTTCAAATATTTGTTTATTTCGAAAGCAAATATAAACAACAAATTGTTATCAGCCAAATAATTTTCCAACATTGCAGAAAAAAATCAGTGCTTTGGGTACACGTTTAGGAAAGGCGCAAGCTTGGAGCCCAAGGCACGGAGTAACCTGCCAACTCGGCCGCACATCGTGGGCAGACAGGTAAGAACGAGCTAGTCCAGATTTCCACTCGGGAATAGTGCGTTGCACAGCAAGCACTAAAATGGAGAGAGCAGTAGCGCGCGCAGCACCTCTACGGCTCCAATTTGTTTATCGCTTAGCAGCCCACACCTCTAGTGCATTCACCACCTCGCCTACCCCTTCTTCAAGTGGGCGCACTACCGGTAGCCCTGTCTCCTTTCGGAGTGCCTCCTGCGCAGCGATCAATTCTTCGGTAGTGAGTTCTTCCCCGTTGAGGGTGATGGCGATGACCTCAGACCCGTAGATGCGGATCAGGTCGATGTCTTTTTGGATGGATCCGATGGCTACGTCACTGCCTTCGAAATGTTCTCGACCAGGAGCGTGCTGTAAGACAACAGCTTTAGCATTTGCACTCAGTAAATATTCACTTCCGCAAGGGCCGCTGGGGTTACGAAGAGAAGATTGGCCTTCCAGCAAGATATAATCAGGCTTGGCCTCTTTGGCGCAGTTGACAACAGCTTTTTCCAGCTCTCCCCCAATAAAATCGTTGACGGTACTGTCGAACACAAAACCGTAAGGAGAACCTTGCAACCATCCTGTCTGGCCGGTGTAGATCATTTCTGCACTTTTGCCTTTGGCTCGCAGTGCTTCCATGATCCAACGGGTAGTGGTGCGTTTGCCCAACGCACAATCGGTACCCAATACAGCAACAATAGGCTGTTTCACCTCATAAATTTCACCTGTCCAGAATTGCAACTGCTCACGTGAGCGTGGTTTACGGATATCTACGAGTTGGATACCTTGGTCATTGGCCAATTGCTGAAATTCAGGATCATCACTCAAGAAAGTATGCAAACCGTTGACCAGATTGCAACCGTGCCTTGCTGCTTCTAAAAGCGCAGCTCGGAAATCATGGGGTAGTCGGCCACCCGTCAGGGCTACACCTACTATACAGGCATCGGGCTGTACGGCCTCTTTTTGTGCAAAATAAGCTGCGACAGAAGCGACTACGGGGATATTGCGGACTTTACCATCAAGTACCACTCCTGCATCCTGCCCGGCATAGGTCTCGTCAATGACCGCTAGAATTTTGAAACGTTCGCTGCCGCGAAGCAGCCCGTGACAGGTTTTTGCGTTGGAAGTGGCCAACATTCCGTTGGTGAGTACAATAGCTTGTTGCATGATCAGAAATTTACGATTGCGTTTTTCTTCATCCGTCCTCGGTGTTTATCGAGCTTTAGCAAAACAGCAATCATGATGGTAAATCCGAGCAGACTGGAACCGCCTCTGCTCAGGAAAGGCAGTGGAATTCCAATGATAGGTACCAAGCCGATCGTCATTCCTATGTTGACGACAAAGTGAACAAAGAGTATTCCCGCCACACCGTAGGCATAAATACGATTGAAGGCAATACGCTGGCGTTCGGCAATCATCACAATTCGGAGAATGAGGAGCAGGTAAAGCGCTACCACTGCAGCGGCTCCCAGGAAGCCCTGTTCTTCACCGATGGTACAAAAAATAAAGTCGGTATCTTGTTCGGGTACCCAACGTCCTTGGGTCATTCGCCCAGAGAAAACGCCGCGGCCCGTAATTCCCCCTGCACCAATCGCTAGCATCGAATTTTCCAGGTTCATCACGGAATCCTTGTTCCGTTTCTTGGCTTCTGCAGGGCGTAGCCAGACATCAATTCTTTGTTGCTGGTGGGGCTTCAAAACGTAATTGAAGACATAATTACTACCAACAGCCAGGCCTCCGGTAAGCAAAAATCCAGCCATCATGACCGGAATAATCTTTGTCCTAAAATTGAGGTATTGGCGATAGGTCATTGCCAACAAAGCAATGACTCCGGCCCCCAAACTGTAGATTCCGTAACCGGCCAAATAACCTTGTGTAAGCATCACCCCAAACAAAATCAACCCGCCAAACCAGAGTAGTGCTTTGTCTTTTTCGTAAAAAACGTAAATAAGGAGTACGATCCAACTCAGTAATATAATCATTACGACCGGTGGCACCAGGATGCTGAGTACAAAAGTGACCGCTCCGACGATACCAATAATGTACAACAAAGGGTTAAGCCCTTCACGAAACATCACAATAAAAAAGGACATAAAAACCAGCGCCGAGCCTGCATCGGGTTGCAAAAGCACCAATCCCGCAGGCAGCAGAAATAAGCTCATTACCTGAAAAACTTGCCGGGTATTGCGCAAATCCGTACTCCAATGCCCCAAGTAAGCTGCCATTCCTAGACAGGTGCCGAATTTAGCAAGCTCGGAAGGCTGAAAAGAAAACCCACCAAAAGCAAACCACGAGGTGGCTCCTTTGATCGTTGTCCCAATCAAAACGACTAACACCAAGGCTGTTATTCCTCCTCCATAGATTAGGTAGGCGAATGTTTGCCAAAACTTGTGATCGAGAAAGAAAAAGATGAATGAAAAGATCAAAAGGCAGATGATGATCCACAAGACCTGCCTTCCTGACTGCATATGGAATAGAAAATCGGCCAGGTTTTCTGGTGGTCCTGATTGTTGGACATCTACTGAAAAAATAAATATCCCTCCTATTCCTACCAGTGCCAGATAGAAACAAAAGGTGATGTAATCAATGTTTAGTAAATACGTTTGCCGATTATCGGACATGGTCTTTGCTTAGCTCCTTAGCCGTCTAATAGTAATTCAATAATTCTCCTTTCCCGATAGCATCATCCCGTACGAGGTAGAGGCCTTCGTATTCGCGACTGAGGATGTATTTTAAGCGAAGTGCATCACGCTTAGTGCGGAAAGCACCAGCTTGCAATTTGTAGTAAGGACGATCATGCTCCCAATCTACTGGAATATTTGGGTAGTGGTAGCGAAAAGATTGCTGCACGCTT is a window from the Lewinella sp. LCG006 genome containing:
- a CDS encoding DUF1611 domain-containing protein gives rise to the protein MQQAIVLTNGMLATSNAKTCHGLLRGSERFKILAVIDETYAGQDAGVVLDGKVRNIPVVASVAAYFAQKEAVQPDACIVGVALTGGRLPHDFRAALLEAARHGCNLVNGLHTFLSDDPEFQQLANDQGIQLVDIRKPRSREQLQFWTGEIYEVKQPIVAVLGTDCALGKRTTTRWIMEALRAKGKSAEMIYTGQTGWLQGSPYGFVFDSTVNDFIGGELEKAVVNCAKEAKPDYILLEGQSSLRNPSGPCGSEYLLSANAKAVVLQHAPGREHFEGSDVAIGSIQKDIDLIRIYGSEVIAITLNGEELTTEELIAAQEALRKETGLPVVRPLEEGVGEVVNALEVWAAKR
- the rodA gene encoding rod shape-determining protein RodA, translating into MSDNRQTYLLNIDYITFCFYLALVGIGGIFIFSVDVQQSGPPENLADFLFHMQSGRQVLWIIICLLIFSFIFFFLDHKFWQTFAYLIYGGGITALVLVVLIGTTIKGATSWFAFGGFSFQPSELAKFGTCLGMAAYLGHWSTDLRNTRQVFQVMSLFLLPAGLVLLQPDAGSALVFMSFFIVMFREGLNPLLYIIGIVGAVTFVLSILVPPVVMIILLSWIVLLIYVFYEKDKALLWFGGLILFGVMLTQGYLAGYGIYSLGAGVIALLAMTYRQYLNFRTKIIPVMMAGFLLTGGLAVGSNYVFNYVLKPHQQQRIDVWLRPAEAKKRNKDSVMNLENSMLAIGAGGITGRGVFSGRMTQGRWVPEQDTDFIFCTIGEEQGFLGAAAVVALYLLLILRIVMIAERQRIAFNRIYAYGVAGILFVHFVVNIGMTIGLVPIIGIPLPFLSRGGSSLLGFTIMIAVLLKLDKHRGRMKKNAIVNF
- a CDS encoding SPOR domain-containing protein, with translation MKKLLLLLPFMVFSYCLMAQSVQVKMDPIVADMLDQYTTTNKTQNTVSGWRVQILATTSRERLESVQQSFRYHYPNIPVDWEHDRPYYKLQAGAFRTKRDALRLKYILSREYEGLYLVRDDAIGKGELLNYY